A genomic stretch from Strongyloides ratti genome assembly S_ratti_ED321, chromosome : 1 includes:
- a CDS encoding Peptidase C48, SUMO/Sentrin/Ubl1 family-containing protein encodes MLISIKTKLTDNVLQGIHHNGRQLFCKRKIINKYTVIYRNLEVAVIFRRNDKETWKNCDSSHVVLKAVKIFANRGEILLASDVILLDDKIKVCAMLNRLGSVFCIYFDKNDISKIKFLDNSEKQGAAIVLTICSKDKCKEILLCQTPETRMCCGDSLNCLILTIPIVNSDSESIQKIDQKLLTFCQIDNNNSPAILFNRITFSKFKECILPFKLKPVTYVSNKSTKTQYIVIMRNDYSIEESDFKLKEFLTTRNQSFSNLNSTFSTQLRSINAETNEIYDLNGKGFGSLFYKQWLHNDIIDAYLNKWRKRMNTIVSNSLNNNGIRVKIFNTLLYTRLTRNVEFNLPEFNNLPAFHHLRSNARRISRENIYHSSTFCLSIFDFDVIVIPIHLKNHWIAGIIYQPKNCLVRSKENKNENIKSAFKGNRYFCPIVLKEYVKSCYYNLLKEESFENSWFLDTSKLKVIELKNPYQQMNGHDCGLFMLEFIRQIMIKPLSLKSMVYGKPMKEALPGFNVNMGREYLKSFVYSKVSVEKWIVLYEMEEFFLTQHCNKKFRVMRSRSLGAKVVAKKVYIQRKYS; translated from the exons ATgttaatttcaataaaaactAAATTGACTGATAATGTATTACAAG GCATACATCACAACGGAAGACAACTTTtttgtaaaagaaaaattataaataaatatactgTTATATATAGAAATCTTG AAGTTGCAGTGATTTTTAGAAGAAACGACAAGGAGACATGGAAAAATTGTGATAGTAGTCATGTTGTATTAAAAGCAGTGAAGATTTTTGCAAATCGCGGTGAAATTCTACTTGCTTCAGATGTCATTTTGTTggatgataaaataaaagtttgtGCAATGTTAAATCGTCTGGGATCTGTTTTTTGTATATACTTTGACAAGAATGatatatctaaaataaag ttTTTAGATAATAGTGAAAAACAAGGTGCAGCTATAGTTTTAACAATATGTTCAAAAGACAAATGCAAGGAAATATTGTTATGTCAAACACCTGAGACTAGAATGTGTTGTGGTGACTCTcttaattgtttaattttaacaattccAATAGTAAACAGTGATAGTGAATCTATTCAAAAAATCGATCAAAAATTGTTGACTTTTTGTCAAATTGACAATAACAATTCTCCTGCCATTCTTTTCAATAGGATAACTTTctcaaaatttaaagaatgtATTTTACCGTTCAAACTCAAACCTGTTACTTATGTTTCTAACAAAAGTACTAAAACAcaatatattgttataatgAGAAATGATTATTCCATCGAGGAGTCAGACTTTAAATTAAAGGAATTTTTAACTACGAGGAACCAatctttttctaatttaaatAGTACCTTTTCCACCCAGCTCCG ATCAATAAATGCTGAAACCAATGAAATTTATGATCTAAATGGTAAAGGGTTTGGATCTCTGTTTTATAAGCAATGGCTTCACAATGATATAATTGATGCTTATCTCAATAAATGGAGAAAACGAATGAATACGATTGTTAgtaattctttaaataataatggaATTCgtgttaaaattttcaacacattattatatacaaGATTAACACGGAACGTTGAATTTAATTTGCctgaatttaataatttgcCTGCATTTCATCACCTTAGAAGTAATGCTCGAAGGATTTCACGTGAGAACATTTACCATTCTTCAACATTCTGTCTTAGTATCTTTGATTTCGATGTTATTGTAATTccaatacatttaaaaaatcattggATAGCTGGAATTATCTATCAACCAAAAAACTGTTTAGTAAGaagtaaagaaaataaaaatgaaaatataaaaa GTGCTTTTAAGGGGAACAGATATTTTTGTCCAATCGTTCTTAAAGAATACGTCAAGTCTTGTtactataatttattaaaagaggAATCTTTTGAAAATTCTTGGTTTTTAGATACaagtaaattaaaagtaattgaattaaaaaaccCATATCAACAAATGAATGGACATGATTGTGGATTATTTATGCTTGAATTTATTCGTCAAATCATGATAAAACCGTTGTCACTTAAAAGTATGGTTTATGGTAAACCAATGAAAGAAGCACTACCCGGATTTAACGTTAACATGGGTagagaatatttaaaatcatttgtGTATTCAAAAGTCAGTGTAGAAAAATGGATTGTTTTATATGAAATGGAAGAGTTTTTTCTGACACAACattgtaataaaaagtttagaGTTATGCGTTCACGTTCA CTCGGAGCAAAAGTTGTCgctaaaaaagtttatatacaaagaaaatatagttag
- a CDS encoding HAT dimerisation domain, C-terminal and Ribonuclease H-like domain-containing protein, with protein sequence MDFNLDINTSSDGVSEQKKIRLDNVDGNCKNHTENGISSSLASLFPKNEDNSNGEFNVDWGNIFSKVTNNGIFKCEDGIKKDSDDTNNSPIENTTKSEHIQRGNNNNNNNNNEHKSNNIQNVLQNMNNPIATMFLASHAQNILRGNGNMSSGQPFNPMFMPFIPGMSNCENPQQILQFLQQQIGVNGNDPHLIQMYMQQTQNYFKSLLQNPENKEALKQTLLASHRGSSQTPMSTTPPTVGIPGAVAVAASPAAALFPEDDWSWHRNPAAAIRSGGTNKQTPVWKYFVYNKQENISRCIIGDCSYMLKGPHTSTLACHLKKHPAEFAEFQRLKQEYTRERSVSQIGNPTTPTFKNSTNNNYNNFNNGGNYNKMRGNFNAIGGGIKNNQLKQQPDMNNIWNTLSAKAHSQVTNYQNENNNKMSNTQNKNQHIQLNGNMNNNMLGNVQYNPSELLNIMTANISSFLPTNNNERNDNKEEKINIKNDEKETTSPGSVNNENINSGDNSSSENNDSSIFSRSPSNILSGNQGNEDKWMKEDKKQKDLEVKLAMMLGTTQLPLKIIQNSDFRNFLKMAQPKFDIPVEVKDIDEILNNKYQQMTDILKKELSKLSSYTLMIDLLKISPKSIDIFTSRKRKYHETTMLNDNECHIQNSNESIISFPPSIQSDVTIISDDSCVNGSSINLPNLQISPATVSCSSSISPSQISSTPSTYDEKNGTFESIKRNYEEYRLCVSVTYYNKNTGKIEIILLAVKPIIFKNDEFKIILSETVKSILQEYNMDIDKASKILTHGLTECGIDDNDLFTKQMMPYNFKLYQFLKKVLQSNSTVQNLKKAFSQMMNPFLCNQQNIDEFNKHLSEYGQEINQYDSFFKLASAVLTAKEVFLTIFLRKVNFNTSSTMMNEEKWNQLDQLIQLLKMFNDHTSRIIGNELTTIDKVVPSLMQLKVSLERGYNGFEDLCYELKNELNMATANILDTESPNFDSTFIEATALNTQLAVLLDDSQIACAKTAIEKALTKRMNFQLNENISIEQSTNVQSVSSPSLSSASSTSSEASSNNTGSNTISHPASSLFPDLLQAANQRRKQLQDNNKNNENKKNIMAEVVVQSYFDNIYSSNNQAFSVFESSSIDNQSLNSNTSINTQLPPLEFWRSYSSKSFHLSEYAIELLSIPVSTLSIQKIFHDDDHGSSLSLLNKALGDTSTSIISINLDSFAITKALETPAKFERDVFIKFNKNLSIINDKKII encoded by the exons atggacTTTAATCTTGATATAAATACATCATCAGATGGTGTATCTgaacaaaagaaaataagATTAGATAATGTTGATGGAAATTGTAAAAATCATACTGAAAATGGAATATCAAGTTCATTAGCTTCACTTTTTccaaaaaatgaagataataGTAATGGAGAATTTAATGTTGACTGgggaaatattttttctaaagtAACTAATAAtggaatatttaaatgtgaagatggtattaaaaaagattctgATGATACAAATAATTCACCAATTGAAAATACTACAAAATCTGAACATATTCAACGTggtaataacaataataataataataacaatgaacataaaagtaataatatacaaaatgtattacaaaatatgaataatCCTATTGCTACAATGTTTCTTGCTTCACATgcacaaaatattttaagaggAAATGGTAATATGTCATCAGGGCAACCATTTAATCCAATGTTTATGCCTTTTATTCCTGGAATGAGTAATTGTGAAAATCCACAACAAATTCTTCAATTTTTACAACAACAAATAGGAGTTAATGGTAATGATCCACATTTAATACAAATGTATATGCAACAAacacaaaattattttaag tctTTATTACAGAATCCTGAAAATAAAGAAGCTTTAAAACAAACATTATTAGCTTCCCATCGTGGATCATCACAAACACCCATGTCAACAACTCCACCAACTGTTGGTATTCCAGGAGCTGTTGCTGTTGCTGCATCACCTGCTGCTGCTTTATTTCCTGAAGATGACTGGTCCTGGCATAGAAATCCTGCTGCAGCTATACGAAGCGGTGGAACAAATAAACAGACACCAGTTtggaaatattttgtttataataaacaaGAAAATATTAGTAGATGTATTATAGGAGATTGTAGTTATATGCTCAAAGGACCACATACATCAACATTAGCCTGTCATCTCAAAAAACATCCTGCCGAATTTGCTGAATTTCAAAGACTTAAACAAGAGTATACCCGTGAAAGAAGTGTCAGTCAAATAGGTAATCCTACAACACCTACATTCAAAAATTctactaataataattataataatttcaataatGGAG GAAACTACAATAAGATGAGAGGAAATTTTAATGCTATTGGTGGtggaataaaaaataatcaactTAAACAACAACCAGATATGAATAATATTTGGAATACTTTAAGTGCTAAAGCTCATTCACAAGTAACaaattatcaaaatgaaaataataataaaatgagtAATACACAAAATAAGAATCAACATATTCAATTAAATGGtaatatgaataataatatgttaGGAAATGTTCAATATAATCCTAGTGAACTTCTTAATATAATGACTGCTAATATTAGTTCATTTTTAccaacaaataataatgaaagaaatgataataaggaagaaaaaataaatataaaaaatgatgaaaaagaaaCTACTTCTCCTGGAAGtgttaataatgaaaatattaatagtgGAGATAATAGTAGTAGTGAAAATAATGATAGTAGTATATTTAGTAGATCTCCATCAAATATTCTTTCAGGTAATCAAGGAAATGAAGATAAATGGATGAAGGAggataaaaaacaaaaagatcTTGAAGTTAAATTAGCTATGATGTTAGGAACAACACAATtaccattaaaaattattcaaaattctgattttagaaattttttaaaaatggcTCAACCAAAATTTGATATTCCAGTTGAAGTAAAAGATATAGATGag attcttaataataaatatcagCAAATGactgatatattaaaaaaagaacttTCTAAATTATCTAGTTATACATTAATGATTGACTTACTTAAAATATCACCAAAAtcaattgatatatttacTTCAAGAAAACGAAAATATCATGAAACTACTATGTTAAATGACAATGAATGCCATATACAAAATTCAAATGAAtcaattatttcttttccACCATCAATTCAAAGTGATGTTACCATAATTTCCGATGATTCATGTGTTAATGGATCTTCAATAAATCTCCCAAATTTACAGATCTCACCTGCAACTGTTTCATGTTCTTCATCAATCTCACCTAGTCAAATTTCAAGTACACCATCAAcatatgatgaaaaaaatggAACATTTGAAagtattaaaagaaattatgaAGAATATAGATTATGTGTTTCTGTaacttattataataaaaatactggaaaaattgaaattattttacttgCTGTTAAaccaattatatttaaaaatgatgaatttaaaataattttaagtgAAACAGTTAAATCAATTTTACAAGAATATAATATGGATATAGATAAAGcttctaaaatattaacacATGGTTTAACTGAATGTGGAATAGATgataatgatttatttacaaaacaAATGATgccatataattttaaactatatcaatttttaaaaaaagttcttCAATCAAATAGTACagttcaaaatttaaaaaaagcatTTAGTCAGATGATGAATCCATTTTTATGTAATCAACAAAATATTGatgaatttaataaacatCTTTCTGAATATGGTCAAGAAATTAATCAGTATgatagtttttttaaattagcaTCTGCTGTTCTTACTGCTAAAGaagtttttttaacaatatttttaagaaaagttaattttaatacttcTTCTACAATGATGAATGAAGAGAAATGGAATCAATTAGATCAATTAAtacaacttttaaaaatgtttaatgaTCATACTTCAAGAATTATTGGTAATGAATTAACAACAATAGATAAAGTTGTTCCTAGTCTTATGCAATTAAAAGTATCATTAGAAAGAGGTTATAATGGGTTTGAAGATTTATgttatgaattaaaaaatgaactTAATATGGCTACAGCTAATATATTAGATACAGAATCACCAAATTTTGATAGTACATTTATTGAAGCAACAGCTCTAAATACTCAATTAGCTGTTTTATTAGATGATTCACAAATTGCTTGTGCTAAAACAGCTATTGAAAAAGCATTAACAAAACGAAtgaattttcaattaaatgaaaatatatctattgAACAATCAACAAATGTACAATCAGTATCATCACCATCTCTTTCTTCAGCAAGTTCCACATCTTCTGAGGCATCTTCTAATAATACAGGGTCAAATACTATTTCTCATCCAGCATCTTCATTATTTCCTGACTTGTTACAAGCAGCAAATCAAAGAAGAAAACAATTacaagataataataaaaataatgaaaataaaaaaaatattatggcAGAAGTTGTTGTACAGTCATactttgataatatatattcttcAAATAATCAAGCATTTTCTGTTTTTGAATCATCTTCCATAGATAACCAATCACTAAATTCTAACACATCTATAAATACTCAATTACCACCATTAGAATTTTGGCGTTCATATTCCTCAAAATCATTTCACCTTTCTGAATATGCAATTGAACTTCTCTCAATACCTGTTTCAACACtttctattcaaaaaatatttcatgaTGATGATCATGGATCTAGTCTATCACTTCTTAATAAAGCTCTTGGTGATACAAGTACATCAATAATCTCTATAAATTTAGACTCTTTTGCCATAACAAAAGCACTAGAAACTCCAGCTAAATTTGAAAGagatgtttttattaaatttaacaagaatcttagtattattaatgataagaaaataatttaa